In Marinobacter salinisoli, the DNA window CACTTACACAGATTCAATCGATGGGGAGATTCCTGCCGTGCAGGGACTGAAGCGAACTGCGACGCGAGGTATTCTTACCTCCCGCGCGACACGATGGTGGCGATGGCGCACTGGCTGATAAAAGCCCCGCGACCTTCAGGCGCATGCCTGTCGGTTTCGCACACACCCGGCAGTTACCGGACCGAATCGTTGACTGCCCCGGACAGCAGTTCAGACTTCAGGAAAACCCATGATGACCCCCGAGCAATTTACCAAGCTCGCCCAAGACGGCTTTAACCGCATTCCCGTCCACCGTGAAGTGCTCGCGGACCTGGACACGCCCCTGAGCACCTATCTGAAACTGGCCAGCGGCCCATACTCGTATCTGTTCGAGTCCGTTCAGGGCGGTGAAAAATGGGGCCGTTACTCGATCATCGGCCTGCCCAGCCAGGAAATCCTGAAGGTGTTCGATCATCGCATCGAAGTTCGCCGCAACGGGCATCTGGTGGAGCAGTCCGAGGTCGACGATCCGCTGGCTTTCGTCGAGGAATACCAGGCCCGATTCAAGGCCCCGGATCTGGACCATCTGCCACGCTTCAACGGCGGCCTAGTGGGTTACTTTGGCTACGACACCGTGCGCTACATCGAAAAACGTCTGCGCCAGAGCTGCCCGCCAGACAAGATCGGAACGCCGGATATCCTGCTGATGGTGTCGGACGAAATCGTGGTGTTCGATAACCTGCGCGGCAAGCTGCATCTGATCGTGCACGCCGATCCTGCCGTCGATGGCGCCTTCGACAAAGCTCAGGCCCGTATCGATGAACTGGAGAACCGGCTGCACCGGCAGACCTCCAACGCGCCGCGCACCCCGGAGCACCTGCGTGGCAAAACCGTGGATGAAAGCGATTTTGTGTCCGGTTTCAGCCAGGAAAAATTCGAAGCCGCCGTAGGCAAGATCAAGGAATACGTGCTCGACGGTGACGTCATGCAGACGGTCATCTCCCAGCGCATGTCCATTCCCTTCGAGGCGCCGCCACTGAACCTGTACCGCTCACTCCGGGTGCTGAATCCGTCGCCGTACATGTACTTCCTCGACCTGGACGATTTCCATATTGTCGGCTCGTCGCCGGAAATTCTTGCCCGGGTGGAAGATGACGAAGTCACCGTGCGCCCCATCGCCGGCACCCGCAAGCGCGGCGCGACGGATGCTGAAGACAACGCCCTGGAATCTGAGCTGTTGGCGGACCCGAAAGAAATTGCCGAGCACCTGATGCTGATCGATCTGGGCCGTAACGATGCCGGCCGTGTGTCGGAAACCGGCACCGTGCGCCTGACCGACAAGATGATCGTCGAGCGTTACTCCCATGTGATGCACATCGTCTCCAATGTCACCGGCCGACTGCAAGACGACACAAGCTGCCTGGACGTGCTGCGGGCGACCCTGCCGGCCGGCACCCTCAGTGGTGCCCCGAAGATTCGTGCCATGGAAATCATTGACGAACTGGAACCGGTCAAGCGCGGTGTCTACGGCGGCGCGGTCGGCTATCTGTCGTTCAACGGCAACATGGACACCGCCATTGCCATTCGAACGGCGGTGATCAAGGACAACACCCTGCACATCCAGGCAGGGGCTGGCGTGGTGGCGGATTCCGTGCCCCGCCTCGAGTGGAAGGAAACCATGAATAAAGGTCGGGCCATTTTCCGGGCCGTCGCCATGACCTACAACGATTTCGACCACTGAGGCGGAGGAAAGATTATGTTGCTGATGATCGATAACTACGATTCCTTCACCTACAACGTGGTGCAGTACCTGGCAGAGCTGGGCGCCGATGTGCAGGTATACCGGAACGACGAAATCACCATCGAAGAAATCGAAGCGCTGGCACCAGAGCGCCTGGTAATTTCCCCTGGCCCCTGTACGCCCAACGAGGCCGGCATATCCATGGACGCCATCCGCCACTTTGCCGGCAAACTGCCGATTCTGGGCATCTGCCTGGGGCACCAGTCCATCGGGCAAGTGTTCGGCGGCGACATCATTCGGGCCGGCAAGGTCATGCACGGCAAGGTATCCCCGGTGTATCACCAGGACACCGGCGTGTTCCGCGGCCTGAACAATCCGCTGCAGGCAACCCGTTACCACAGTCTGGTGATCGACAAGAACACCCTGCCCGACTGCCTGGAAGTCACTGCCTGGACCCGTCAGGAAGACGGCTCCATCGAGGAAATCATGGGCGTGCGTCACAAGACCCTGGCCATCGAAGGGGTGCAGTTTCACCCCGAATCCATCATGACCGAGCAGGGCCACGAGCTGCTGCGCAACTTCCTGCGCAGCTGAACCCGACCATCAAGAGGCCGCAACACATGGACATGAAACAAGCACTGAACCGCATCGCCTCCAACCTGGACCTGTCCCGGGATGAGATGAAACAGGTGATGCGGATCGTCATGCAGGGCGAGGCCACCGACGCCCAGATCGGGGCCTTCCTGATGGGCCTGCGCATGAAAAGCGAAACCATCGACGAGATCACCGGCGCCACCGAAGTCATGCGCGAACTGGCCACTGGCGTTAAGGTCAACGCCGAGCCGCTGATCGATATCGTCGGCACCGGCGGTGACGGCGCCAACCTGTTCAACGTGTCCTCAGCCGCAGCCTTTGTGGTCGCCGCCGCCGGCGGCCATGTCGCCAAGCACGGCAACCGCGGTGTGTCCTCCAGCAGCGGCAGTGCCGACCTGATTGAGAAAGCCGGCATCAACCTGAACATGACGCCGGAACAGGTGGCCCGCGCCATCGAGGAAATCGGCGTGGGCTTCATGTTTGCGCCGGCCCATCACGGAGCCATGAAACACGCCATCGGCCCACGCAAGGAAATGGGCTGCCGAACCATATTCAATATCCTTGGCCCCATGACCAACCCGGCCGGGGTCAAGCGCCAGCTGCTGGGTGTGTTCACCCGCGAACTCTGCCGTCCGATGGCGGAAGTGCTTCAACGCTTGGGCTCCGAGCACATCATGGTGGTGTGTGCCCGCGATGGCCTGGACGAAATCAGCCTGGCCAGCCCGACCTACGTGGCCGAACTGAAAGACGGCAACATCACTGAATACGAGATCACACCAGAGGACCTGGGCATTCAGAGCCAGTCGCTGGTGGGCCTGGCGGTGGACTCCGCCGACGAATCCCTGAAGCTGATCCGTGCCGCCTTTGGCCGGGGCCACGACGACATGGCCGAAAAAGCCCGTGACATGATCGCCCTGAATGCCGGCGCGGCGATCTACGTCGCCGGTTTGGCCGACACCCCGAAAGCCGGTGTGGACATGGCCCTGGACGCCATCGGATCTGGCCTCGCGGCCGGCAAGATGTCTGAGCTGTCCGATTTTTCCAAGTGCTTCTGAGCGACACCCGAGATGACTGACCGACATAATGACCGCACGCCCACCATCCTGCGCAAGATTGTTGAGCGCAAGTGGCAGGAAATTGATGAGCGCAAACCCAGGGTTGCACTGGCTGACCTCAAAGCACGGGCGGCCGACCAGCCGCCGGCACGGGGCTTCGCGGACGCCATGGGCCGCGCCGTCGGTCAGCGCCAGCCTGCGGTGATTGCCGAAATCAAGAAAGCGTCCCCCAGCAAAGGCGTCCTCCGGGACCCGTTCGAGCCGGCGGCCATTGCCGAAAGCTACGAGCGAGGCGGTGCCACCTGCCTGTCGGTTCTGACTGACCGGGACTTCTTCCAGGGCAGCGAAGACTACCTGCAGGCCGCCCGCGCCGCCTGCTCACTACCGGTCATCCGCAAAGACTTCATGGTAGCGCCCTACCAGGTCTACGAAAGCCGGGCCATCGGTGCCGACTGCATCCTGCTGATCGCCGCCTGCCTGACCAAAGACCAGATGCAGGAACTGGAAGGTATTGCTCATGAGATTGGTCTGGACGTACTGGTGGAAGTCCACAACGGCGAAGAAATGGACGACGCCCTGACTCTGACTACCCCGTTGGTAGGCATCAATAATCGCAACCTGCATACCTTCGAGGTATCACTGGACACCACCTACACATTGCACGAGCGGATTGGTTCAGAGCGCCTGGCGGTGACCGAAAGCGGCATCATGACCCGTGATGACGTCGTCGCCATGACGGACAGAGGGATCTACGGGTTTCTGGTGGGTGAATCGTTCATGCGGGCAGACCAGCCCGGTGAGAAACTGAAAGAACTGTTCTTCCCGGCAGGCTAACGACCACAGTCAGATCTAGCCAGCGGGTCAGGCCTGCGAAAATCGTGATGCGCCAAGGATGGCGCATCCGAGCCTACAAGGACGTATTCACGGCGTATTTTCGCCGGTCTGGGCCGCTGGCGCAGCCCCGAAAGCCAGACATTCATCTCATCAGGAGGCCATCAACTCTCCGGCTCCGCCAACGCCTCCTGCAAAAGCGCCAGCAAATGCTCCGGCATACCTTCCGCCAGCTTCAGCGCCGCCTCATGGCCCCGAGGTGACATCTTGCCCCAGGTCCGGCGCACAATACGCAACCACTTCTCCCGGTCGTAGTCCGCCTTTTCCTCGTAGAAATCGGCGAAGTATTTCTCCAGGAACACCATGCACGCCACATCCTCCAGCAACTGGGTGTCGGCGTCCTTGCGCAGCTCGCGTTTGGTCAGAATGGTTTCCACCCGCTCACACTCGGCGGCCTCATAACCACACTCGACCATAATCTCCGCCGCCCGCGCACCGTGCATGCGACCACAGGCCTGACGCCACTGGTAGTAGGCTTTGCGCCCTTCGGGGAAATCCGCGCGCGGCATGGTCCAGCGCTCAATATGCTGGGCCCGGCAGGCAATCTGCATCCGCTCCGACGGATTCGGCTCCAGCGCGAACAGCCATCGGGTCATATGCTGGCTGTACGCAAGCTCACGGGGCATCGACTCACCCTCAACCATTTCCTGATTCGGGTCCGCACGATTGGCGCTGTCGATCTTTTCCAGTGCACAGGTCAATTGTGCTGAGGTGGTCATGCCTTACTCCTGACTATCGTGTGGCTATCCGGGAACTGCCCGTGTCAGCGGGTCACCATGGTCTGCGCGTGCTGGATCAGCTCGTCCGGCTTCTTCGGCCGTTCCGGCCGGTGAATACCGACCCGGCAGCCCGGCCGTTCATAAAGCTCATCCATCCAGCGCTTCAGGTGCTCCAGGCCATCAATGGACACGCCTGACCAGTTGTACGTGCGCACCCAGCACCAGTTGGCGAAGTCGGCGATGGTGATTTCGTCACCTGCCAGATACGGAGACTCCGCCAGCCGGGTGTTCAACACCTCGAACAGCCGGCGACACTCAT includes these proteins:
- the trpC gene encoding indole-3-glycerol phosphate synthase TrpC; the encoded protein is MTDRHNDRTPTILRKIVERKWQEIDERKPRVALADLKARAADQPPARGFADAMGRAVGQRQPAVIAEIKKASPSKGVLRDPFEPAAIAESYERGGATCLSVLTDRDFFQGSEDYLQAARAACSLPVIRKDFMVAPYQVYESRAIGADCILLIAACLTKDQMQELEGIAHEIGLDVLVEVHNGEEMDDALTLTTPLVGINNRNLHTFEVSLDTTYTLHERIGSERLAVTESGIMTRDDVVAMTDRGIYGFLVGESFMRADQPGEKLKELFFPAG
- the trpD gene encoding anthranilate phosphoribosyltransferase encodes the protein MDMKQALNRIASNLDLSRDEMKQVMRIVMQGEATDAQIGAFLMGLRMKSETIDEITGATEVMRELATGVKVNAEPLIDIVGTGGDGANLFNVSSAAAFVVAAAGGHVAKHGNRGVSSSSGSADLIEKAGINLNMTPEQVARAIEEIGVGFMFAPAHHGAMKHAIGPRKEMGCRTIFNILGPMTNPAGVKRQLLGVFTRELCRPMAEVLQRLGSEHIMVVCARDGLDEISLASPTYVAELKDGNITEYEITPEDLGIQSQSLVGLAVDSADESLKLIRAAFGRGHDDMAEKARDMIALNAGAAIYVAGLADTPKAGVDMALDAIGSGLAAGKMSELSDFSKCF
- a CDS encoding aminodeoxychorismate/anthranilate synthase component II: MLLMIDNYDSFTYNVVQYLAELGADVQVYRNDEITIEEIEALAPERLVISPGPCTPNEAGISMDAIRHFAGKLPILGICLGHQSIGQVFGGDIIRAGKVMHGKVSPVYHQDTGVFRGLNNPLQATRYHSLVIDKNTLPDCLEVTAWTRQEDGSIEEIMGVRHKTLAIEGVQFHPESIMTEQGHELLRNFLRS
- the trpE gene encoding anthranilate synthase component I; the encoded protein is MTPEQFTKLAQDGFNRIPVHREVLADLDTPLSTYLKLASGPYSYLFESVQGGEKWGRYSIIGLPSQEILKVFDHRIEVRRNGHLVEQSEVDDPLAFVEEYQARFKAPDLDHLPRFNGGLVGYFGYDTVRYIEKRLRQSCPPDKIGTPDILLMVSDEIVVFDNLRGKLHLIVHADPAVDGAFDKAQARIDELENRLHRQTSNAPRTPEHLRGKTVDESDFVSGFSQEKFEAAVGKIKEYVLDGDVMQTVISQRMSIPFEAPPLNLYRSLRVLNPSPYMYFLDLDDFHIVGSSPEILARVEDDEVTVRPIAGTRKRGATDAEDNALESELLADPKEIAEHLMLIDLGRNDAGRVSETGTVRLTDKMIVERYSHVMHIVSNVTGRLQDDTSCLDVLRATLPAGTLSGAPKIRAMEIIDELEPVKRGVYGGAVGYLSFNGNMDTAIAIRTAVIKDNTLHIQAGAGVVADSVPRLEWKETMNKGRAIFRAVAMTYNDFDH
- a CDS encoding DUF4202 domain-containing protein is translated as MTTSAQLTCALEKIDSANRADPNQEMVEGESMPRELAYSQHMTRWLFALEPNPSERMQIACRAQHIERWTMPRADFPEGRKAYYQWRQACGRMHGARAAEIMVECGYEAAECERVETILTKRELRKDADTQLLEDVACMVFLEKYFADFYEEKADYDREKWLRIVRRTWGKMSPRGHEAALKLAEGMPEHLLALLQEALAEPES